Proteins from a genomic interval of Rubinisphaera italica:
- a CDS encoding TolC family protein → MSQQISRTNLWLLKFPHPSTQIGVILLGLALVGCQTTKPSGPKPKSVTKQSEPRNVVATAGQITPVSATVEIPAESELSNLHSAALASAAPRSLEDMAPLDYWDLTLAEAISLALENGKIVKDLGGRILSAPETVQTVYDPAIRESEPLYGVEGALSEFDAQLASSFLYSKNDRTVNNITLGGGTRNIEQNLANATVELNKTTATGSTFAMRNITLYNASNQPTNLFPSAYDTLFEFEARQPLMQGAGVDFNRIAGPNAQPGFNFSNGVLVARTNTDISIAELETGLRDFTSQVEDAYWELYFAYRNLDGWKQARDAARKTWEDIKAQQGLPGGTAEREARARVQYFIYEDLVQEALNGNPREGRSVGVYRGERRLRMLLGLPNNDGCMLRPVDEPIQAKICFDWDYSLSEALSRRSEIRKQKWVVKRDELQLQAAKNFLKPRFDMVALGRMRGFGNDLIGARNSAMRDARSGDHPEWQVGVELTVPIGFRQAQAGVRHAELKLMRDRAILREQELVIAHQVGDAISEVNRAYASISTSYNRLIAAQERLTAAQEVYQVDKVSIDLVLDAQQELAQSLTDYHNSTKEYELAKKEVYFQSGTLLSMHGVHFSEGSWAAADYYDAAETSRTRVPASPRLKQNEPGFISAGEQPQLPPLASESMITEQENLIEELPLPIAVEEISSTPDWANESLILPLPEPIGLQEEAESPLPAPAIE, encoded by the coding sequence ATGTCACAACAAATCAGCAGAACAAATCTCTGGCTATTAAAGTTTCCTCACCCTTCGACGCAGATCGGAGTCATTCTTCTGGGACTCGCTCTTGTTGGTTGTCAGACTACAAAGCCATCTGGGCCAAAACCGAAATCGGTTACCAAACAGTCCGAACCTCGCAATGTCGTTGCAACTGCTGGTCAGATCACTCCCGTTTCAGCAACGGTCGAAATCCCTGCAGAATCCGAGTTGAGCAATCTTCACTCAGCCGCACTTGCCAGTGCGGCTCCTCGAAGTCTTGAAGATATGGCCCCTTTAGACTACTGGGATCTTACACTCGCCGAAGCAATCTCGCTGGCATTGGAGAACGGGAAGATTGTCAAAGATCTTGGAGGACGAATTCTCTCCGCTCCGGAAACTGTGCAGACGGTCTACGATCCGGCGATTCGTGAATCGGAACCATTATATGGCGTCGAAGGTGCATTGAGTGAATTCGATGCTCAACTGGCAAGCAGTTTCCTATACTCAAAAAATGATCGGACCGTCAACAATATCACTCTGGGAGGCGGGACTCGAAACATCGAGCAGAATCTTGCGAATGCAACCGTTGAACTCAACAAAACCACCGCTACCGGTTCGACGTTCGCAATGCGTAATATCACATTGTATAACGCCAGCAATCAGCCCACGAATCTGTTTCCTTCTGCCTACGACACCCTGTTCGAGTTCGAAGCGAGACAGCCTCTTATGCAGGGAGCGGGAGTTGATTTTAACCGCATCGCGGGACCGAACGCTCAACCAGGATTCAATTTTTCAAATGGTGTTCTGGTCGCGCGAACAAACACTGACATTAGTATCGCCGAGCTTGAAACCGGGCTACGCGATTTTACGAGTCAGGTCGAAGACGCCTATTGGGAATTGTACTTTGCCTACCGCAATCTTGATGGCTGGAAGCAGGCACGAGATGCGGCCCGGAAAACCTGGGAAGACATCAAAGCTCAGCAAGGCTTGCCCGGCGGAACGGCTGAACGTGAAGCACGAGCTCGTGTGCAGTATTTCATCTATGAAGATCTCGTCCAGGAAGCACTGAATGGAAATCCGCGCGAAGGTCGTTCTGTGGGAGTGTATCGTGGCGAACGACGACTCAGGATGCTGTTAGGGCTGCCGAACAATGATGGCTGCATGTTGAGGCCCGTTGATGAGCCAATTCAAGCGAAGATCTGTTTTGATTGGGATTATTCACTGAGTGAGGCCCTGTCTCGTCGTTCAGAAATCCGCAAACAGAAATGGGTCGTCAAACGGGATGAACTCCAATTGCAGGCGGCAAAAAACTTTTTGAAGCCCAGATTTGATATGGTTGCACTCGGACGGATGCGAGGATTTGGTAATGATCTGATTGGTGCCAGGAATTCAGCGATGCGAGATGCCCGGAGTGGTGATCATCCCGAGTGGCAGGTGGGTGTCGAGTTGACCGTGCCAATCGGATTTCGACAGGCACAGGCTGGTGTGCGACACGCAGAGCTAAAATTGATGCGTGACCGGGCGATCCTGCGAGAACAGGAACTTGTGATTGCGCATCAGGTTGGCGATGCAATTTCGGAAGTGAATCGAGCCTATGCCTCGATCAGCACAAGTTACAACCGGTTGATTGCTGCCCAGGAGCGACTGACAGCCGCCCAGGAAGTCTATCAGGTAGATAAGGTGTCGATTGACCTAGTGCTGGATGCTCAACAGGAACTGGCTCAATCCTTAACGGATTACCACAATTCGACGAAAGAATATGAGCTCGCCAAGAAAGAGGTTTACTTTCAATCGGGAACTTTGCTCAGCATGCATGGAGTTCATTTCAGCGAAGGTTCCTGGGCAGCAGCCGATTACTACGATGCTGCTGAAACCAGTCGTACTAGAGTTCCAGCCTCGCCGCGCCTGAAGCAGAACGAACCTGGATTCATCAGTGCAGGCGAGCAGCCGCAACTCCCACCATTGGCCAGTGAGTCGATGATAACAGAGCAAGAAAATTTGATTGAAGAGTTGCCTTTGCCCATAGCCGTTGAGGAGATTTCTTCAACACCCGACTGGGCAAACGAGTCGCTGATACTCCCTCTTCCCGAACCAATCGGTTTGCAAGAAGAGGCTGAAAGTCCCTTGCCGGCTCCTGCGATCGAGTAA
- a CDS encoding efflux RND transporter periplasmic adaptor subunit, with protein MHYKPMIYFAFALCIVTVYSMDVQSDEIVSTTKPILINDALVRLIAEVYVPATESGQLTEVLATEGQLLQKGAPIGRLNDELVKIDAYLAGIEKEIAQEKSSNDVDRRFAEKSLEVAESELRLSRDAVRRVPDSISQTELDRLRLVVEKSSLSIEQAERDMRIAKLNQQLDKREYEAAVVRVARRQILAPIDGQVAEVLAQPGEWLNPGDPIVKIIRMDRLRIEVTLDGQKYGPELQGREVEFEVALPPGDRIEKFQGLVTYVSPEVQPINGTIRVWAEVENPDRLLRPGVHGKLTIRPRYHEK; from the coding sequence ATGCACTACAAACCTATGATTTATTTTGCCTTTGCTCTTTGTATTGTGACGGTTTATTCAATGGACGTCCAGTCTGATGAAATTGTTTCAACTACAAAGCCCATATTGATTAATGATGCCCTCGTTCGGCTCATCGCTGAAGTGTACGTTCCGGCGACGGAGTCCGGTCAACTGACCGAGGTGCTCGCCACGGAAGGACAGTTGCTGCAAAAAGGAGCCCCTATCGGGCGACTTAATGACGAGCTGGTGAAAATCGACGCCTATTTAGCTGGTATCGAAAAAGAAATCGCTCAAGAGAAAAGTAGTAATGATGTCGACAGACGCTTTGCAGAGAAGTCTCTAGAAGTGGCAGAATCGGAGCTGCGTCTTTCAAGGGATGCCGTTCGCCGTGTGCCGGACAGTATCTCTCAAACCGAGCTCGATCGTCTGCGTCTGGTTGTTGAAAAATCTTCGCTCTCGATTGAGCAGGCAGAGCGAGATATGCGTATCGCGAAACTGAATCAACAGCTAGATAAAAGAGAATACGAAGCGGCTGTGGTCCGAGTGGCTCGACGTCAGATTCTCGCTCCGATTGATGGACAGGTCGCGGAAGTGTTAGCTCAACCTGGCGAATGGCTCAATCCAGGGGATCCAATCGTCAAGATCATTCGAATGGATCGACTGAGAATAGAAGTTACACTCGATGGCCAAAAATATGGCCCAGAACTTCAAGGTCGTGAAGTCGAATTTGAGGTTGCTCTGCCGCCTGGAGATCGGATCGAAAAGTTTCAAGGTCTGGTTACCTATGTCAGCCCTGAAGTTCAACCGATAAATGGGACGATTCGTGTGTGGGCGGAGGTAGAAAACCCGGACCGATTACTCAGACCCGGAGTCCATGGGAAACTGACGATTCGTCCTCGATATCATGAAAAATAG
- a CDS encoding efflux RND transporter periplasmic adaptor subunit has protein sequence MTEPVINPPDNPTEQIALLIDEIARLAETDLGEKEFYQELLGRLTEIIPQQRSIAWRLLPSGWEVVAQAGSRIDEDSSSVELAQLDEMRVKGDTRFLLPDPNQNDLIAPVLLSSVTSGDECYAVLEIQFRETEPKFDHATIQQLCRVISDLAAAYHRQQMLRTLKREQAWWQALDQFSQSIHASLNRTEVCYTIANEGRRAVGCDRLTVFTRHRGTYRAAAISGLDSINRRANSVRRLEDLIKIVLPLGEPVEYPNESSSFPSHVEAAFVASIDESDARQIRVAPLVDRGDSDRKEKDWRPPIIIGGIVAEQFAGKLVDHERLTAIAQHATTALRNVNQHHGVFLLPLWSALGQLSWIVRARTLPKTLLVVMLLVSAIAALIGVPAEFELQAEGTLQPVEQRFVFAPENGVVDQLFVSHQSEVVEDEELLQLRSAQMNLQLEEVEGELETTIKKIAVIAAATADVSSGELTRARYNQMIAEREELVTWRDSLIKQREMLQKRFQALTLRSEINGQVITANLAELLAGRPVSRGQILMTVARLDGEWELDLLLPDKRIGHLDHARRTGSEDLNVEFILATEPETTRSGTIREYGDVTMLNESQTDYGLPIKVAFEEKTIAQLRPGARVIAKIQCGQRPLGYVWFHDVYEFLQTQWFRYF, from the coding sequence ATGACTGAACCTGTTATAAATCCCCCAGACAACCCTACCGAGCAAATCGCATTACTGATTGATGAAATCGCCAGACTTGCGGAAACGGATCTTGGCGAGAAGGAATTCTACCAGGAGCTTCTCGGTCGTCTGACGGAAATCATTCCACAGCAGCGGTCAATTGCCTGGCGTCTGCTGCCCTCGGGATGGGAGGTTGTCGCGCAAGCGGGATCTCGTATTGACGAAGACTCATCAAGTGTTGAATTGGCTCAGCTAGATGAAATGCGAGTCAAAGGCGACACACGGTTTCTTCTACCCGATCCCAATCAAAATGACTTGATTGCACCAGTATTACTTTCGAGTGTTACCAGCGGCGATGAATGCTATGCAGTACTTGAGATTCAATTTCGCGAGACGGAGCCAAAGTTCGATCATGCGACCATTCAACAATTATGTCGCGTCATTTCGGATTTGGCAGCCGCGTATCATCGTCAGCAAATGCTGAGAACTCTCAAACGTGAACAAGCCTGGTGGCAGGCGTTGGATCAGTTTAGTCAGTCGATTCACGCGAGTCTGAATCGTACTGAAGTGTGCTACACAATCGCTAATGAGGGACGTCGAGCTGTTGGTTGCGATCGACTCACAGTGTTCACTCGACACCGGGGAACGTATCGAGCCGCGGCAATCAGTGGATTGGATTCGATCAACCGACGGGCCAATAGTGTCCGTCGACTGGAAGATCTGATTAAAATCGTGCTTCCGCTCGGCGAGCCTGTTGAGTATCCCAATGAATCGAGTTCTTTTCCAAGCCACGTGGAGGCAGCTTTTGTCGCCAGTATTGATGAATCAGATGCCCGTCAAATTCGAGTTGCACCGCTCGTCGATCGTGGTGACAGCGATCGCAAGGAGAAAGATTGGCGTCCTCCCATAATCATTGGTGGGATCGTGGCGGAACAGTTCGCCGGAAAACTAGTCGATCATGAACGCCTGACTGCGATTGCCCAGCATGCCACGACTGCACTACGCAATGTCAATCAGCATCATGGCGTCTTTTTGTTGCCACTCTGGTCGGCACTGGGGCAACTCAGCTGGATTGTCAGGGCGAGAACGCTGCCAAAAACCTTACTCGTTGTGATGCTACTCGTGAGTGCAATCGCCGCCTTGATCGGCGTTCCCGCTGAATTTGAACTTCAGGCAGAAGGAACACTGCAACCGGTTGAACAGCGGTTTGTCTTCGCCCCAGAAAACGGCGTAGTCGATCAACTTTTCGTCTCACATCAGAGTGAAGTAGTAGAGGATGAGGAACTACTGCAACTTCGCAGTGCGCAAATGAATCTTCAGCTTGAAGAAGTTGAAGGCGAGCTGGAAACGACAATAAAAAAAATAGCGGTCATCGCAGCCGCGACCGCTGATGTTTCGAGCGGTGAGCTGACGCGTGCGCGTTACAATCAAATGATTGCCGAACGTGAAGAACTTGTGACTTGGCGAGACAGTCTCATCAAGCAGCGGGAAATGCTACAGAAACGATTCCAAGCGCTGACTTTGCGAAGCGAAATAAACGGCCAGGTGATCACAGCGAATCTTGCTGAGTTACTGGCGGGGCGACCTGTTTCACGTGGGCAAATCTTAATGACCGTCGCGAGACTCGATGGCGAATGGGAATTGGATTTACTTTTGCCGGACAAGCGGATTGGTCATCTCGATCATGCACGTCGTACAGGTTCAGAAGACCTGAATGTTGAATTCATACTCGCCACCGAACCCGAAACGACACGGTCGGGAACGATTCGTGAATACGGTGATGTGACTATGCTTAATGAATCGCAAACCGATTACGGCTTGCCGATTAAAGTAGCATTCGAGGAAAAAACGATCGCACAACTTCGTCCCGGGGCTCGAGTCATCGCAAAAATTCAGTGTGGCCAACGACCACTTGGCTACGTCTGGTTTCACGATGTCTACGAGTTCTTGCAGACGCAGTGGTTTCGATACTTTTAG